GTTCATCTATTAATCCAAGGGTCTTGGCAGTTTCAATGATTTGTAATTCGGGATGTGAAAGGTTCCAATCCTTATGTAATTGGGAAGACAAAATTTTGTACTCTTccattttggaatttttcttctcagCTATCATCATCTCTATCTTTGTTATCGTCTCGTGCAAATTCTTACCCATAggattttcttctttctgTAAATACTCTTTTGCACTTTCAAGGGTCATGGATATATCCTTACCTTCGAAGCTTTTCAGTTGTCTTATTTCGTCCAGTAGTTGTTTAGATCTGGCAAGTGCTTGTCTCCTTTTCTCCAAGATATGCTTTATCAATTGATCTTtacattttttaaaatatagTTGCGGATAGAAAGTCAAGGGAATTTCCACCCCGGAATTAGATGTCATTTCAGGTGTATATGCATCAGCCTCATTGAAAATGACAGTGATGATATGAGCCGCTTTattcaatgaattattataaacCTCCTCCTGTTCTCCATTATCTTCGTTGTTCTCACTAGGGTCATCAGGATATAATAAAACATTGAACATCTTATATAAATTctcattatattcttctggCATAAAATGGAAAAAGGCAAGCTTTGTTTCAACCAACGATTGAGATTTTTCAGGTAAATGGAATGCAGAAGTAATGAATAAATCCTGTGGGCTTTCGTCATCAGAATTGGAGGGACAGAGTTGTAAGTCTGTTGTAATTGACTTAATAAATAGCGGCAACACATCTATTAAATTATCCGACTTCGAAAGAACACTTCTCACTTGACCGTTAAATACTAATGAAAAGATTCTAGCCGAGGCATAAGCTCTTTCTGACATGGAAAAACTATTGATTGCCGCCAGCTTCTGGAGTTGCCATAATAGGAATGGTTGTTGCTTTTCCACTTTATCACTTGTACCAATGGGAATAATATCTACTGCCTTTCTATATTGATCTCCCCTTTCAGCATTTTCGTTAATGGTTGTAGTATCGTTTGATGAATCGAATTCTAATATGAATTTGGGCATCTCAAAGGAAGTTCCCTTATACCAATTTTTATTGTAATTTAAGTCCTTAAAATCGGTCttaagaaagaattgagGAATATTAATGACAGCATTCAATGCAAATAATGAGAGATAATTTTcaatcattgaatttaaaggTAAGGGCAAGATGATGGTTGGTTGATCAAGTTCATCCTTCAAGGGGCCCTTAGCGACcaaattatattttggTGGGATCATTTCTTGAGACATTGAATTCGTTGCAGATTCAATGTGAAATGATTCAGGTACGTTTCCATTTTGTTGCGAAATAGATCTCGATTCTGACCGATACCCGTCCATGccatcatcctcatcctcatcctcatcatctgaTGAGTCAACATCTATCAATTCTCTTTGGACTTCCTGGCCCTCAACATACTCGTCACCCAAATAATTATTCGATTCACGGAACGGGTTATTAGAACCCGGCACACTTGAAGGTGTGTTACTTGAGCGATAATCTTGATTTGCAAGGTCTTGTTCGGAAGGTAAAGGGTCCTGATCATTTATATTAATTGGAATATATGGCTGTTCTTGTTCAGTTTGAGGCAATTCATTAGAAAAGATAAATGCTACAGCGTCTTCCAGATTCCCACCCGTTCTCATCAGTGCATCGACTGCAACTTCCCTGGGTATACCCATTTCCAATAAGGTCTTCActgtttcattattttccattgttAGTTCAAGGCTAGTGATCGTAATGTAGGATAAAACAATGACCAGTGTTTGAATTTGTTCGATTTACGGGCAAAAGTAGTCAACAGGCTATATTCTTGTCCAAGAAAGGGACGGTGTCTATTGTGAACAGAATATGTTAACTGACAGATTTAAGAATTTCGTTACCCGGATAAGTTAAATACACAGTTAACCAAGACCTAACTTAATTTTTAATACTAGCCcttaaatttaatgaacCCTATAGTATTTTGTACTCCAGCCCTCGCATTTAACAAATGCGTACCCCGCTCGTTTAGGGTTTCCCCCGggttgaaaaaaatgttgCTTTGCATGAGCGAACGACAATAATAGTGAAATTTTGCATTATTTTGCTTCTCGACCAGCTTGACAAGTAGCCACTCTTTATCTGATCGTAGACTTAATTCTTCGGAAGTGACCAATTCAGCTAACAGGATAATAAACCACATTTGTATTTGGGAATACACTGTAACACCAAACCTCATCCATACATCcattcatttattattgCTGGTCACTGATAAAATGGataataaggaaaagattgaaattacGAGGGACCCCGATAAACCTTCGGAATGGAACTCCAGTTCTGCTACTAGTACCAGTGGCACTGGGGCGAATCACGCCTTGCCGGCGAGCACACCGGGTGCTAAGACGACAAATACGATATTCATTCATAAATTATACAACATTCTCGAAGATAAAGATTTGGAGGATCTGATCTGGTGGTCATCGAGTGGACAATCATTCTTTATCAAACCAACTGAAAAGTTTAGTAAAGCTTTAGCGACCTATTTTAAGCATACCAATATTACGAGCTTTGTCAGACAATTGAATATCTACGGATTCCATAAAGTTTCAAATGATCATCAATATATAAACTATcccaacaataataatagtaatgaTAACGATAGCAAGGGTAAAGAAAGGGAAGATTTGACTAATGAGACTATCAAGATTTGGGAATTCAAGCATAGTGCCGGTATCTTCAAAAAGGGTGATGTAGAAggtttaaaattaattaaaagAAGATCCTCCTCTCGTAATATATCAGCGATGAATcagaaaaagaatttaGTTTCTATGcaattaaattcttcaataaataacaATGTTATGCCAGCTAATACTTTTATGGAAGCCAATAACGATAAAAAGAACAGAGCTCCATTTGGTCGACCTAACAATGGTAATGAACCTATGATCCAGGGAGATCTTGGCATAAATGCTGGTCATTTTCCATATTCACAAAGAGTACAACAACCTCAAGCACAACCACAGAAACATATACAATATCAACGATACCCTTATACGCCGTATTCATCAGTTGATTCAAACACATACCAAAATAACAGACGaaaacaattaaatatgAGCCCCAACcaatataatgaagaagacgaaTCAAGTACCCATGGAAAATTCAGTGTTTcagaaattgatgatttacGATCTATAAATCAGGACATGGCTAAATTAATTGGGTTTATGGAATATTTCGTTACATTACATTTAGATTCTGGGAAGTACAAGATTGATGATGACCCTCAGAAGCAGAATTGGGAAAACTTCCAAAATGAGCTCgctaatttcaaaaataatgtAATTAAAAGATTGCACACTAAATTGGGTGCTAGTCATTTGCTTCAGGAACAGTATCAGCGTCAAGTGCAACAGCAACAGTTTCTTAAGGACAAAATTTACCCTAGACAACCTGAGCCGCTTTTAcctcatcatcaccattcACATCCCATTCTTGTTACACATCCGATTGGTTCCAGCATGTCCGCCTCTCAAATGGTTCCTATAAGACCTCATACAGCACCAGTTGCTGCAATTCCATCATTACTATCATCGGGTCAGAGCTATTATGGTTCAACTAATAACCTCAAAAGCGTTTCGAACCCGAATAACCCACAGATGTCCATGAGCCGTGGGGTTCCcccaaatcaaataatgcaAAATCCTTTTGAAAGAACGAATAACTCCATCTCGACAAAAAGAAATCAGAGTGTGCTCTTGGATCCCTTGACACCTGTAGTTAGTGTAAGTTCAAATAATCCCATGAGGAATAGAGTTTCCTCTCTGATAAATACTAAAACCCAACCTTGTCCTATTGAAAGTGCTAGTAACACACCAATGCATGTTAGCAACCACGATTTGATGAAAACCAGAAGCCAGTCTTCTTTATATCCAAATTTACCTCTAAATAAATTAGAAGACCTTCCCTCAAACCTAGCACCAATCACTTCCACTGCCAAGGATAGCATATGTTATTCAAAATCGACAAGCAATTTGCCAAATGCAGGAACTGTACCTTCTATGACAGGATCTGCTGGAAGTCCTCTTTCATCGTTATTAAATGAAGCCGCTCCTCAATCAGTTAATAGTATGAGTACAGACCCTAACTCCAATAGCACAtccattaatattaatgaCGAAACAAGCACCACAGAAGAGAAACATGATGTGAAGAGGAGTAGATTCGATTAAAACGTTTTTTTACTGATAATACACTTATAAAAATGATAGACTATTGCGATCAAATTTACTCCTCGGTCTATGATGAGGGTACATCAATGATAAATCTTATTTCAGGtctcttttttttttcactataatattcattttaATTTCACTATTCGCTTATTTCattgtattatatattattaccTAAACTGTTTTATAAAGTTCAACACCAAAATACATGCTTActtatattattttatgaAACTCATCAGAATTATTAGTTCAATCAGTACGTCAATATTGACTTGTATTGTAAAATTCTGTTTCCATGGACATCCCAATCACCATTCGTTATAAAAAGTTCCTCCACGAGCTTTATTTGAGCTAAAACACTGGCACCTTTCCAAGCAATTGAGCCAggatcaatttcattaggAGACGGTATAACTTCGACAGGTAAGAAATGTTCATTACCACTTTGTTGCTCTATAACCTCTAAATATTTCGTTAATTCAGTCTTGATCAATTCACTGATTTTctcatttaattcatcctctttgatttcttcttctccgTCTCCTGTTTTGAGCGACTGCAGTTCTTTGAGTTGTTTTGTAAGTTCTCTGTAGAAATGTGTAAATGCACGCAAGCTTAGTAATCTGGGCCTCCATATATTAACTCTATCCATTAACATCAGATCAAAGCCAGGAATTTTAGACCCACCTCCTACAaccaaaatattggaatagAAAGTTGCCATCTTTGAGACATCTAATCCAAGACTTGCTGTAGTTATACTTTCAACGATTGCCTTATCTAAAGGGGTAAAATTAAATGTCGACTTTTTCTCTTCTGGAGGGTTGTCCATAAAAGTTTCCAAAGTATTTGGACAATCTACTgctttctttaataattcgTACTCGTCATGGATATCACAGAAAGTTTGATGATTGATACAGTCATTCTGTGAAAGAGACCTCCAATCGTTTATTTTATCTGTAAATATATCTCTGGAAGGTGGCAATTGATACTCTAATTCAGCATTCTGTTCCTCCGATTCTTTTGAccttaataatttaaatatttcgGGATAAAATAATGCTAAAGGAGCCAGCATAACTTCTTCAAACACTTTGAAGTCAAGTTTTTCAACTGTATTACCACGTGGAGTccttttaataaaattagATAATTGCACAGTAATATCAGCATCCTGGAATGTGACACATTGCTTCATCAATTCTTCTGCAAGCCTCCAACCCTCAGTAGAATTTAAGTCCCAATTCTTATACGGGAAATCGCAATCTAATAAGAATTTCGCAAAAAGTTTGGTTACATCATTACTACCGTAGTCTAAAGTAATCAGACTATTGTCTAAAACAATTCCCTCATCTACACATGCGACAGTAGTTTCTTTTGAGCCGA
The sequence above is a segment of the Naumovozyma castellii chromosome 8, complete genome genome. Coding sequences within it:
- the RUP1 gene encoding Rup1p (ancestral locus Anc_5.475), encoding MENNETVKTLLEMGIPREVAVDALMRTGGNLEDAVAFIFSNELPQTEQEQPYIPININDQDPLPSEQDLANQDYRSSNTPSSVPGSNNPFRESNNYLGDEYVEGQEVQRELIDVDSSDDEDEDEDDGMDGYRSESRSISQQNGNVPESFHIESATNSMSQEMIPPKYNLVAKGPLKDELDQPTIILPLPLNSMIENYLSLFALNAVINIPQFFLKTDFKDLNYNKNWYKGTSFEMPKFILEFDSSNDTTTINENAERGDQYRKAVDIIPIGTSDKVEKQQPFLLWQLQKLAAINSFSMSERAYASARIFSLVFNGQVRSVLSKSDNLIDVLPLFIKSITTDLQLCPSNSDDESPQDLFITSAFHLPEKSQSLVETKLAFFHFMPEEYNENLYKMFNVLLYPDDPSENNEDNGEQEEVYNNSLNKAAHIITVIFNEADAYTPEMTSNSGVEIPLTFYPQLYFKKCKDQLIKHILEKRRQALARSKQLLDEIRQLKSFEGKDISMTLESAKEYLQKEENPMGKNLHETITKIEMMIAEKKNSKMEEYKILSSQLHKDWNLSHPELQIIETAKTLGLIDEPYLLTTVIISPYLYYIRKKDGIWYSVQCNTLGTDFQVSQLESGAAVQEIIKAQTSRPNETPLMFLFCRESIIPDEDTVRKAMEENLGCLQFAKQDQLSLEEQSSTVNVTEHPKGENDSD
- the SFL1 gene encoding Sfl1p (ancestral locus Anc_5.476) — its product is MDNKEKIEITRDPDKPSEWNSSSATSTSGTGANHALPASTPGAKTTNTIFIHKLYNILEDKDLEDLIWWSSSGQSFFIKPTEKFSKALATYFKHTNITSFVRQLNIYGFHKVSNDHQYINYPNNNNSNDNDSKGKEREDLTNETIKIWEFKHSAGIFKKGDVEGLKLIKRRSSSRNISAMNQKKNLVSMQLNSSINNNVMPANTFMEANNDKKNRAPFGRPNNGNEPMIQGDLGINAGHFPYSQRVQQPQAQPQKHIQYQRYPYTPYSSVDSNTYQNNRRKQLNMSPNQYNEEDESSTHGKFSVSEIDDLRSINQDMAKLIGFMEYFVTLHLDSGKYKIDDDPQKQNWENFQNELANFKNNVIKRLHTKLGASHLLQEQYQRQVQQQQFLKDKIYPRQPEPLLPHHHHSHPILVTHPIGSSMSASQMVPIRPHTAPVAAIPSLLSSGQSYYGSTNNLKSVSNPNNPQMSMSRGVPPNQIMQNPFERTNNSISTKRNQSVLLDPLTPVVSVSSNNPMRNRVSSLINTKTQPCPIESASNTPMHVSNHDLMKTRSQSSLYPNLPLNKLEDLPSNLAPITSTAKDSICYSKSTSNLPNAGTVPSMTGSAGSPLSSLLNEAAPQSVNSMSTDPNSNSTSININDETSTTEEKHDVKRSRFD